The proteins below come from a single Candidatus Omnitrophota bacterium genomic window:
- a CDS encoding tetratricopeptide repeat protein, whose product MNNVRSIKRILPLQRTADCFSRGKVYLLLFITAIVYSFSLPGDFVYDDVAITVVENPALTGEASLEEILSWDRPLREFTYMLDHALWGLHSAGYHLQNLLWHGANVLLLYYFLLLLGVNSRLAYAAALLFSIHPINVEAAAWISGRKELLCLFFELQSCFLFVHAAFRREDSQTSWWIIYGGSILACLCALLSKQVAVSIPVLLAASYWAYAVASHEPFRLGRFLRLIFPHALLTILFLFFSYGILETIGLAQERGVFYDPASRDVTYTLLSACLTPFATFFESLRLCLWPMDLTVERAYPPVTIGSDARWMAGAALMAGWFFIAIRVRKTVPYALFSLIWIFAAWAPVSGALPVGYLMADRYLYIPCAGFCLIFVILGERFLRYFQQRTVWLPAFCLFAIVLFFSAWTIYREFDWRNEIALWESASAARPNLAKARVCLGNAYADAGRREEAFQSWKKALELDPHLPQVWLNWGNEEKRAQRFSEAEACYNKALELLPTYGTAHYQLGLLYDLQGKQNDALEHFKLAAQHFYTRRAVNSRIGRAYYQISRIHFSRKEIQEARAYLVRAEKMAPEFAPVHLLKGMMSQNNKTARQAFQQAIRLNPSYSEAYYNLGALEWSEGRLELAQKLWERAIAINPSLSSLVEKIKGAQLTE is encoded by the coding sequence ATGAACAACGTTCGCTCCATCAAGCGCATACTTCCGCTTCAACGCACGGCGGATTGTTTTTCCCGAGGAAAAGTCTATCTGTTGCTTTTCATCACCGCCATCGTCTATTCTTTTTCCCTTCCTGGCGATTTCGTCTATGACGACGTCGCCATTACGGTTGTGGAAAATCCCGCGTTGACCGGCGAGGCATCGCTGGAGGAGATTCTTTCCTGGGACAGGCCATTACGGGAATTCACGTATATGCTGGATCATGCGCTTTGGGGGCTGCATTCGGCGGGCTACCATTTGCAGAATCTATTATGGCATGGCGCCAACGTTCTGCTTCTATATTATTTCCTGCTTTTATTGGGAGTAAATTCGCGGCTCGCTTATGCGGCGGCGCTGCTTTTTTCCATCCATCCCATCAATGTGGAGGCGGCGGCGTGGATATCGGGCCGCAAGGAATTGCTTTGCCTCTTTTTCGAATTGCAGTCCTGCTTTCTCTTCGTCCATGCGGCTTTCCGGCGTGAAGATAGCCAAACAAGTTGGTGGATTATCTACGGCGGGTCTATTTTGGCTTGCCTGTGTGCGCTCTTGTCGAAACAAGTGGCGGTCTCTATCCCCGTCTTACTGGCGGCTTCTTATTGGGCGTATGCCGTAGCCAGCCATGAACCGTTTCGTCTTGGGCGCTTCTTGCGGCTGATTTTTCCCCATGCGCTGTTAACGATTCTGTTTTTGTTCTTCAGTTATGGAATCCTAGAGACGATCGGTTTGGCGCAGGAACGAGGCGTCTTTTACGATCCGGCGTCGCGGGACGTGACCTATACGCTTCTTTCCGCCTGCCTTACGCCCTTCGCCACTTTTTTCGAGTCGTTGCGGCTTTGCCTATGGCCGATGGATTTGACGGTCGAACGCGCCTATCCTCCCGTGACAATAGGGAGCGATGCCCGTTGGATGGCGGGCGCGGCTTTAATGGCGGGATGGTTCTTCATCGCCATCCGCGTTCGAAAGACGGTTCCCTACGCTCTTTTCAGCCTGATATGGATTTTCGCCGCCTGGGCGCCGGTATCGGGAGCGCTGCCGGTGGGCTATTTAATGGCGGATCGGTATCTTTATATTCCTTGCGCTGGATTCTGTTTGATCTTTGTTATATTGGGCGAACGTTTTTTACGCTATTTTCAACAGCGCACGGTCTGGCTGCCCGCATTCTGCTTATTCGCAATAGTTCTATTTTTTTCTGCGTGGACAATTTATAGAGAATTCGATTGGCGCAATGAAATCGCCTTGTGGGAATCCGCATCCGCCGCCCGGCCCAATCTGGCCAAGGCGCGCGTTTGCCTGGGCAACGCCTATGCGGACGCGGGACGCCGCGAGGAAGCCTTCCAATCCTGGAAAAAAGCGCTGGAATTGGACCCCCATCTGCCTCAAGTATGGCTGAATTGGGGGAATGAGGAGAAAAGAGCGCAGCGCTTTTCCGAGGCGGAGGCTTGCTATAATAAAGCCCTGGAATTGCTGCCAACTTACGGTACGGCGCATTATCAATTAGGTTTGTTGTACGACTTGCAGGGAAAACAAAACGACGCCTTGGAGCATTTCAAACTGGCGGCGCAGCATTTCTATACGCGCCGCGCCGTCAACAGCCGCATCGGCCGGGCGTATTATCAAATCTCCCGCATTCATTTTTCCAGAAAGGAGATTCAGGAAGCGCGGGCTTATTTAGTGCGAGCGGAGAAAATGGCGCCGGAATTTGCGCCAGTTCATCTTCTCAAAGGCATGATGTCCCAAAACAACAAGACGGCGCGGCAGGCTTTTCAACAAGCGATACGTCTGAATCCATCCTACAGCGAGGCATACTACAATCTAGGCGCGCTGGAATGGAGCGAAGGCCGCCTTGAACTCGCCCAAAAATTATGGGAAAGAGCCATCGCTATTAATCCATCCTTATCGTCTCTCGTAGAAAAAATAAAAGGCGCGCAATTAACCGAATGA
- a CDS encoding site-specific DNA-methyltransferase, whose product MPNLLIKGDNIQGLNYLLQNRKLKGKIDLVYIDPPFATGGNFTITDGRASTISNSRNGDIAYSDKLIGKDFIGFLRERFVLLKDLLSERGSIYVHIDYKIGHYVKVMMDEIFGIENFRNDITRIKCNPKNFYRIGYGNVKDLILFYTKSSNPIWNEPREKYTEKDIDKLFNKIDKQGRRYTTVPIHAPGETENGKSNQPFKGMPPPKGRHWRTDVETLEKWDQEGLLEWSSNGNPRKIIYADEREGKRIQDVWEYKDPQYPMYPTEKNHELLDLIIRTSSNPQSLVLDCFCGSGTTLISAQMNGRKWIGIDQSEHAIKATIEKLNKISGDLFTDEPVYDYIDMEKILAETIPS is encoded by the coding sequence ATGCCGAATTTACTCATAAAAGGCGATAACATTCAAGGGCTTAACTACCTTTTACAAAACAGAAAGTTAAAAGGTAAAATTGACTTAGTGTATATTGATCCTCCCTTCGCAACAGGCGGTAATTTCACCATTACAGACGGGAGAGCCTCTACAATTAGCAATTCAAGAAATGGGGATATTGCCTATTCGGATAAACTTATTGGCAAGGATTTTATTGGATTTTTAAGAGAAAGATTTGTCTTGCTAAAAGATTTGCTGTCCGAACGAGGCTCGATTTATGTGCACATCGATTATAAAATCGGCCATTATGTAAAAGTAATGATGGATGAAATTTTTGGGATAGAAAATTTCAGAAACGATATTACTAGAATTAAATGCAATCCCAAAAACTTTTACCGTATTGGCTATGGTAACGTTAAAGACCTTATCCTTTTTTATACTAAATCTTCCAATCCGATTTGGAACGAGCCAAGAGAAAAATACACGGAAAAAGACATTGACAAGCTGTTTAATAAAATTGACAAACAAGGGAGACGATATACAACCGTTCCAATTCACGCCCCAGGCGAAACGGAAAATGGAAAATCCAATCAGCCTTTCAAAGGAATGCCGCCTCCTAAAGGCCGGCATTGGCGAACTGATGTCGAGACGCTGGAAAAATGGGATCAAGAAGGACTCCTCGAATGGTCGTCCAATGGTAATCCAAGAAAGATCATTTATGCCGACGAAAGAGAAGGCAAAAGAATTCAAGATGTTTGGGAGTATAAAGATCCACAATATCCAATGTATCCAACAGAGAAAAATCACGAATTGTTGGATTTAATTATTCGCACTTCTTCCAACCCGCAGAGCCTTGTTTTAGATTGCTTCTGCGGTTCGGGGACAACATTAATCTCTGCGCAGATGAACGGGAGAAAATGGATTGGGATTGACCAATCGGAACATGCCATCAAAGCGACGATTGAAAAACTGAATAAAATCAGCGGCGACCTTTTTACGGACGAACCTGTGTATGACTATATTGATATGGAAAAAATATTGGCCGAAACCATTCCATCATAA
- a CDS encoding restriction endonuclease codes for MNRWTELSIEYANNRSYLDDLFQVYPTIPEGIREINEEIWANVEKSFIRKNNDALIRELLKLTLFPIKDSYIAYLKRDNSAIDRNPRTINRICGRLYEMGLDKIYERCSEPKETNRQIGPMFREWLRKKSLGITPVDLSGFVANDNDAILEASDNAMMDFARNKLGYNRNKGLDFVARFNGKYIIGEAKFLTDFGGHQNAQFNDAISTIKTEGVRAIQVAIFDGVLYIRGHNKMYKSITETYKDCNIVSALVLREFLYQL; via the coding sequence ATGAATCGCTGGACTGAATTAAGCATTGAATATGCAAATAATAGGTCATATCTAGACGATCTTTTTCAAGTTTATCCGACAATTCCAGAAGGAATAAGAGAAATTAATGAAGAAATATGGGCCAATGTCGAAAAATCCTTTATTCGTAAAAACAATGATGCTCTCATCAGAGAACTATTAAAACTTACCTTATTTCCGATAAAGGATAGTTATATTGCCTACTTGAAAAGAGATAATTCTGCAATTGACAGAAATCCAAGAACTATAAATCGCATTTGCGGCAGACTCTATGAGATGGGACTGGATAAGATTTACGAAAGATGCAGCGAACCCAAAGAAACCAATCGGCAGATTGGTCCAATGTTTCGAGAGTGGTTGAGAAAGAAATCGCTTGGCATTACGCCTGTCGATTTATCCGGTTTCGTTGCTAACGATAACGACGCCATTTTAGAGGCAAGCGATAATGCGATGATGGATTTTGCAAGGAATAAATTAGGTTATAATCGCAATAAAGGGCTTGATTTTGTGGCAAGATTCAACGGCAAATATATTATAGGAGAAGCAAAATTCCTTACCGATTTTGGCGGACATCAGAATGCGCAGTTCAATGACGCCATTAGCACTATTAAAACAGAAGGAGTTCGCGCAATTCAAGTTGCTATTTTTGACGGAGTTCTCTATATTCGCGGCCATAACAAAATGTATAAATCCATAACTGAAACTTATAAGGATTGCAATATCGTGAGCGCTTTGGTCTTGCGAGAATTTTTATATCAACTATAA